CGCCGTACGGGAGAAGTCCGCGTCGACCGCGCCGTGCCGCGCGCTCGTCTACCACGACTCCCGCCGGGCCGCGACGGCCCGCCTCGGCCCCGAGGTGCTGGAGGCGCTGCACCCGTTGCGGCTCCTCATGGACAGCGCCGGATGGCTCACCTCACGGCTCGCCGCCGCACTGCGGACCGGCATGCGCCCGGTGTACGAACGCCTCGCCGCCGAGGGCCCGGTCGACCTGGCCGCCTTCTGGTTCGCGTGCCTGCCGGTGCTGCACGGCCCCGTGCGCGCCACCGCCGGCGAACTCCAGGAGGAGTTCGCCGCCCGCTGGCGGCGGATCCTCTCGGTTCCCGCCGGCGCCCGCCGCGTGGACGTCCGCTCCGCGGACATCGAGGCCGCGGTGCGGGAGCGGTTCCCCGGCGCCGGCGGCTGGACGGCGGCCCGCTACCTCAGCCCCGACATCATGATCGCCGCCGACGGCACCGAGGCGGTGGCCCGCGGCGACTTCACCCTCGTGCTCGGCGAACTCCACCTGGCCGCCAACACGCTGGGCGCCTCCCTCTTCACCCACCAGCACCCCGACGTGGGCGAACTGATCCGTCTCACCGACCGGGACCACCCGGCCCCGCGCCTGCTGCCGCTGATCCCCAAGGAGCACCGGGCGCGGCTGTCCACCCGGGTCCGGCAGACGCTGATACGGCCCCAGGACTACCAGGTCGCCCTGACCGACTTCACCGCGGACCCCACCCGCCCGCGGGCCGTGCGCAGCGCCGACGCCGTCGTCGAGGAGCACGGCGGCGACCTCGTCGTCCGCCTCCCGGACGGTGCGACGTTCCCCGTCACGGACGTCTTCTCGCACGTCCTGACCACGCTGTCGATGGACCTCTTCCGCCTCCTGCCGCAGGACGACCACACACCCCGGGTCACGCTGGACCGGCTGGTGGTGGCCCGGGAGACCTGGCGGCTGCCGGCCGCCGGCGCCGACTTCGCAGACGAGAAGGACGAGGCCCGCCGCTTCGTCCGCGCCCGCCGCTGGCGCGCCCGACTCGGCCTGCCCCGCTACGTCTTCGTCGTCTCACCGACCGAGTCCCGGCCGTTCTACGTCGACTTCGACAGCCCCGTGTACATCACCATCCTCGCCAAGGCGCTGCGCCGGCTGGCCCGCGGGGACCAGCGGGGCATGGTCACCATCACGGAGATGCTGCCCACCCCCGAGCAGAGCTGGCTCCTCGACGACGAAGGACGGCGCTACACCTCGGAACTCCGCTTCGTCGCGTTCGACACGGAAGCGGGCTGACCGGGCCGGCCCCGCACCGGCGTGGTGGACACGCCGGTGCGGATCGGCCACCCGGCACCGCACCGTCAGGCCCTCTCCGACGTGCCGGCCGGCCGGTCCGCCGTCACCAGCCACGACGTGCTGCGCAGCCGGACCGTGCCGTCCGCCGCCTCCTGGTGGCGCAGGCGCTCCGTCAGGCCCCGGCGGGCGCGGTCCCGTGCCGTGGCGTCGGCCTGCTGCATCAGGTGGCGGCCGGGGCCCGTCCCCAGCAGGAACTCCGCCGCGTCCTCGGCACCGGCGCCCCATGTCCCGTACACCTGTGTCCGGGTGAGGGTGATGCCGGTGAACCCGGCCGCGCTGAGAACGCCGCGGATGCGATCCGGCGCGGCCAGGGAGAACATGCCGGGCGACCCCGCCCGCCCGAAGTCGCCGACCGGCAGGAAGTCACCCAGTGACGTCACCGCCGTCACCCAGTCGTTGAGCACGGCGTCGGCCGGGCAGACGAACGCCAGGCGCCCGCCGGGACGCAGCGCCCGGCCGATGTTGCCGAAGGCCGCCACGGGGTCGGCGAAGAACATCACCCCGTAGCGGCTGATCGCCGAGTCGAAGGAGCCCGCGGCGAAGGAGTGGACCTGAGCGTCGCCCTGCACGAAGGAAACGTTGGCGACGCCCTCCCGCTCGGCGCGGATCCGGGCCTCGGCGAGCATCGGGCCGGACAGGTCGAGGCCCAGCGCGCGTCCGCGGGATGCCCGGAGCGCGGCAAGACGTGTGGTCTGCCCCGAGCCGCACCCGAGATCGAGGATCCGCTGCTCCGCGGTGATTCCGGCGGCGTCGAGCAGCGGCTCGTCGAAGCCTCCGTTCACGGCGTTCCACCGGTCCTGGTTGCGCGCCCAGTGGGCTCCCTCCGGGCCGTTCCACGCCTGCGCCTGCTCGGTGTTGACGATGTCGGACACGGATGCCTCCTGTGCGGGACGACGAGAGAATGGGCGTGCGCCCAAACAGTATGGGCGTATGCCCAATCCCGCAATCCCGATTACCATCGACCGGGGGGTGCCGGCGGAACGGAAGAGAGGCCCATGTCACCGCGCGGAGTGGCGACGCCCGACGTACGCGAGCTGCTGTTCGCGGCCGCCGAGCGCGTCGTGGAGAGAGAGGGGCCCGGCGCGCTCACCAGCCGGTCCGTCACGACCGAAGCGGGCTGCGCCAAGGGGCTGTTGCACGCGCATTTCGCGGGGTTCGACGAGTTCGTCGCCGAACTCTGTCTCGACCGGTTCGCCCGGACGGCGGTGAAGGCGCGGGCCCTGTCGGGGCTCGCCGGGCAGGGCACCGTGGCGCGCAATCTCGAGGCCGTCGCCCTCGCGCTGTTCGACCCCGGCGGTCCCGCCCTCTCCGGCCTGGCCATGACCCGCCCCGCCGCCGCGCTGCGTATCCGCGAGGCACTGGAAGGCGGCGCGCCCGGTTTCACCGCGATCCAGGAGGCCATCACCGGCTATCTGCAGGCCGAGCGGCGACTCGGCAGGGTGGCGGAGACCGTCGATCCCGGCACCGTGGCCCTCGCCGTCGTCGGAACCGCCCACCACCTCCTGATGACCAACTGGCCCGGCGCACCCGACCCACGACCCTCCATGAAGCGCGTGGTGACCGCGCTGGTGGCCGGCTGAGAGCCGCTTCGCAGCCTCGACGCCGGCTGCGTCCCGGTCAGGGAGCGGACCGCAGCGGCGGGGCCTGCCATGTTATCGCCGGTGGCTGGAGCAGGGGCGACGGCTCGGGACCAGGGTCCTCGGTGTCGACGACTCCCGCGGCCGCGTGGTCGAAGCCGGCGGGCCAGCGGGTGCGCTCGCTGGCCAGGGCGCCGGTCAGGCGTGCTGCGACGAGGTCGGCGGTGCTCAGGTCGGTGCCGCGCAAGTCGGCC
The Streptomyces fungicidicus DNA segment above includes these coding regions:
- a CDS encoding TetR/AcrR family transcriptional regulator, whose product is MSPRGVATPDVRELLFAAAERVVEREGPGALTSRSVTTEAGCAKGLLHAHFAGFDEFVAELCLDRFARTAVKARALSGLAGQGTVARNLEAVALALFDPGGPALSGLAMTRPAAALRIREALEGGAPGFTAIQEAITGYLQAERRLGRVAETVDPGTVALAVVGTAHHLLMTNWPGAPDPRPSMKRVVTALVAG
- a CDS encoding lantibiotic dehydratase, which produces MTEDLQPSLGRWRLWEQFALRGPGFPADGVLRLAPSGLAEAADKFDTDAPLDGSRWEDFSRLFADAAVESAHTLQDIARTPSFRQAVAWQNRPVLTSGIAPFLRWTPGVDKRSSMPRQREELVAHYWQRFCVKNDTIGFFGPVGWGRWDAATSGAALDTGSGLVAESTVYWASWGIDALARTLDADPGLREWIAPRRVPFVTVDGGRVRVPGRRPVTVSADTAAVLALCDGVRPARAITDALPDHDVPAVLADLVARRWVTWRLEVPAGTHPDRDLRTWLETVGAPGPRRRGIAALDRLEEGRAAVAAARDVDALVGAMTDLERDFTELTDTAAVREKSASTAPCRALVYHDSRRAATARLGPEVLEALHPLRLLMDSAGWLTSRLAAALRTGMRPVYERLAAEGPVDLAAFWFACLPVLHGPVRATAGELQEEFAARWRRILSVPAGARRVDVRSADIEAAVRERFPGAGGWTAARYLSPDIMIAADGTEAVARGDFTLVLGELHLAANTLGASLFTHQHPDVGELIRLTDRDHPAPRLLPLIPKEHRARLSTRVRQTLIRPQDYQVALTDFTADPTRPRAVRSADAVVEEHGGDLVVRLPDGATFPVTDVFSHVLTTLSMDLFRLLPQDDHTPRVTLDRLVVARETWRLPAAGADFADEKDEARRFVRARRWRARLGLPRYVFVVSPTESRPFYVDFDSPVYITILAKALRRLARGDQRGMVTITEMLPTPEQSWLLDDEGRRYTSELRFVAFDTEAG
- a CDS encoding class I SAM-dependent methyltransferase, with protein sequence MSDIVNTEQAQAWNGPEGAHWARNQDRWNAVNGGFDEPLLDAAGITAEQRILDLGCGSGQTTRLAALRASRGRALGLDLSGPMLAEARIRAEREGVANVSFVQGDAQVHSFAAGSFDSAISRYGVMFFADPVAAFGNIGRALRPGGRLAFVCPADAVLNDWVTAVTSLGDFLPVGDFGRAGSPGMFSLAAPDRIRGVLSAAGFTGITLTRTQVYGTWGAGAEDAAEFLLGTGPGRHLMQQADATARDRARRGLTERLRHQEAADGTVRLRSTSWLVTADRPAGTSERA